In the genome of Acetobacter oryzifermentans, one region contains:
- a CDS encoding FecR family protein: MTARKTPAQAAASWYLFLREDPDDENLKCQFEEWLASNPAHAQAWADMNITASVMAAVPSSSSVPCKPSWRKHMRFSAPRQLMAGCGMALAAAFAALTFITPDMLMRFRADHYAPIGQTRNIHLADGSEIILAPRAAISITMNASERRVHLIQGEALFKVHHELARPFHVTTGDITVTDIGTTFDIRVDNNNTTVGVREGAVHVTSRHSKLIDRDLYAGDWEQITDGTAITGKTPVASIGAWSAGILIARNETIADLIDALRPWTATRIILADYKLSNKRVTGTYDLNQPEASLRLIVDAYGGKVSSLMSWVDIISSR; the protein is encoded by the coding sequence ATGACAGCACGAAAAACCCCCGCCCAAGCCGCAGCCAGTTGGTATCTTTTCTTGCGAGAAGATCCAGATGATGAAAATCTGAAGTGTCAGTTTGAAGAATGGCTCGCAAGTAATCCCGCACATGCCCAAGCATGGGCGGATATGAACATAACTGCGTCCGTAATGGCAGCAGTGCCTTCATCTTCTTCCGTGCCTTGTAAACCTTCTTGGCGCAAGCATATGCGCTTTTCCGCCCCAAGGCAGCTTATGGCAGGGTGTGGGATGGCATTGGCGGCAGCCTTTGCTGCGTTAACCTTTATTACGCCCGATATGCTCATGCGGTTCAGGGCGGATCATTACGCACCCATCGGTCAGACACGCAACATCCATCTGGCCGATGGAAGCGAGATCATTCTCGCGCCTCGTGCAGCCATTTCGATTACAATGAATGCTTCCGAGCGGCGGGTTCATTTGATCCAAGGGGAGGCACTGTTCAAAGTCCATCATGAGTTAGCGCGGCCTTTCCACGTTACAACTGGAGATATCACCGTAACGGATATAGGTACAACTTTTGATATCAGGGTGGATAACAACAATACAACGGTTGGCGTAAGGGAAGGGGCTGTGCATGTGACATCACGCCACTCCAAATTGATAGACCGGGATCTTTACGCAGGGGACTGGGAACAAATAACTGATGGCACTGCAATTACAGGTAAAACACCTGTAGCAAGTATTGGGGCTTGGAGTGCAGGCATATTGATTGCCCGTAATGAGACTATTGCAGACTTGATTGATGCTTTGCGTCCATGGACGGCAACCCGGATTATCTTGGCCGATTACAAATTATCAAACAAGCGCGTTACGGGAACATATGATCTCAACCAACCTGAAGCATC
- a CDS encoding RNA polymerase sigma factor has product MNSKRTSLELYQTHRASLLSYAARLSGDHTVAEDIVQDVWLLFSRQQVEMIAAPLNYLRTMVRNLVITRMRRLGREGTLGTDFETATAAIIDGQVSPEENVASREAMKRIVDAIAAMPDPRQRQAIHMYHFEGMKLREIAAHLGLSLTRVHGLIEDGMVICDRVRKEGQ; this is encoded by the coding sequence TTGAATTCGAAACGCACATCATTGGAACTCTATCAGACCCATAGGGCTAGTCTTTTGTCTTATGCGGCACGTCTTTCGGGAGACCATACAGTCGCTGAAGATATTGTTCAGGATGTCTGGCTATTGTTCAGCCGCCAGCAAGTAGAGATGATTGCTGCGCCATTGAATTATCTCCGAACAATGGTGCGCAACCTGGTCATTACCAGAATGCGCAGGTTGGGTCGGGAAGGCACCCTTGGTACGGATTTTGAGACTGCAACAGCCGCAATTATAGACGGACAGGTATCGCCGGAAGAAAATGTAGCTTCCCGCGAAGCAATGAAACGCATTGTGGACGCAATTGCCGCCATGCCCGACCCGCGCCAGCGACAGGCGATCCACATGTATCATTTCGAAGGTATGAAACTGCGGGAAATTGCTGCTCATCTGGGCCTTTCCCTGACACGTGTCCATGGCCTTATTGAAGATGGTATGGTGATTTGCGACCGTGTCCGTAAAGAAGGGCAGTAG
- a CDS encoding alpha/beta hydrolase, which yields MSQNSVAPEFREALKVLPSFDGLSDQNLAATRKAFIAAIRNVPVIEHPDVTIEEHHVPGPPGAPDVPVVVYRPTGEHPNAPALVYIHSGGIVSGTPEVDDARCKQLVSELGLVIFSVDYRLAPEAPYPAAIEDCYAVLKWVHEQSTHLEIDRNRLVIGGDSAGGGLTACLALLARDRAEVKVLFQLLIYPMLDDRTGTTVMPSPEMGQYIWTRSANHYAWNAYLGKAPGSTGVSEYASAFRAADLAGLPPAYIGVGSLDLFLDEDLEYARRLMAAGVATEVCVIPGAYHVFDVFIPDAPLSIRFRQSYFSALKRALSI from the coding sequence ATGTCTCAAAACTCTGTTGCTCCAGAATTCAGAGAAGCTCTGAAAGTTCTGCCATCCTTTGATGGCCTTTCGGATCAGAACCTCGCTGCCACCCGCAAGGCGTTTATCGCGGCCATTCGCAATGTACCGGTCATCGAACATCCAGACGTCACGATTGAAGAACATCATGTACCTGGGCCTCCTGGCGCCCCGGATGTTCCGGTCGTGGTTTACAGGCCCACGGGTGAACATCCGAATGCGCCAGCGTTGGTCTATATTCATAGTGGTGGCATCGTCAGCGGCACACCGGAAGTAGATGATGCGCGATGCAAGCAGCTCGTAAGCGAATTGGGGCTGGTTATCTTCTCTGTTGATTACCGTCTGGCACCTGAGGCACCTTACCCAGCAGCAATAGAGGACTGTTATGCCGTTCTAAAGTGGGTTCATGAGCAGTCCACTCATCTGGAAATTGATCGTAATCGCCTTGTCATCGGCGGGGACAGCGCTGGTGGTGGTCTGACTGCTTGCCTTGCCCTGCTGGCGCGAGACCGGGCAGAAGTGAAAGTTCTTTTCCAGTTACTTATCTATCCCATGCTGGATGATAGAACCGGAACAACTGTCATGCCCTCTCCGGAAATGGGCCAGTATATATGGACCCGTTCCGCTAATCACTACGCATGGAATGCTTATCTCGGCAAAGCACCCGGAAGTACGGGCGTTTCCGAATATGCATCGGCGTTTCGCGCGGCAGATCTGGCGGGATTGCCGCCTGCTTATATCGGGGTTGGATCTCTGGATCTTTTTCTAGACGAAGATCTTGAATATGCACGCCGCTTGATGGCAGCGGGTGTGGCAACAGAAGTCTGTGTCATTCCGGGTGCTTATCATGTGTTCGACGTGTTTATTCCCGATGCACCATTAAGTATACGGTTCAGACAATCCTATTTTTCCGCTCTAAAACGCGCACTTTCTATCTAG
- a CDS encoding RNase A-like domain-containing protein, with translation MTQKKPALTGGLFFVSAFSGHAMSNTNQHPALTFVMSEHQLVSIVRRYLPSQKTINRAEGLAMIGFGAAEIAGATGLLAAPEPTLSKVGGIAFAAHGVDVMTAGRRAWNTGTPPQTRTERTVRAAALRAHASPVVADMAGMAVDALIPSSLLYRAGSFAATRAIRVASADVSRLTFRQADITMEHFHRPASHSPQPARPPTDRDLLLPHRQKRLDLDHHEAPPHNRKAGGHVLLKHVDPTDEYIERRFVKERQPIVSFFISKEDAERAIHKVLKDNSSKIDHWRKNAKDGNKIQFDGYTSGRGTVVIESANRQRKTARHIQVTIVKKVHNGMSYYVHTVRLYHS, from the coding sequence GTGACACAAAAAAAGCCCGCCCTTACCGGCGGGCTTTTTTTTGTGTCTGCGTTTTCAGGGCACGCCATGTCGAATACCAACCAACATCCCGCCCTGACATTTGTCATGAGCGAACATCAGCTTGTCAGCATCGTCAGACGCTACCTGCCAAGCCAGAAAACAATCAACCGGGCCGAAGGTCTGGCCATGATCGGCTTCGGGGCTGCGGAAATAGCCGGAGCCACTGGCCTTCTAGCCGCCCCTGAACCGACGCTCAGCAAAGTGGGCGGCATTGCGTTTGCCGCTCACGGTGTTGACGTGATGACCGCTGGACGGCGTGCATGGAACACTGGCACACCTCCACAAACCCGGACCGAACGCACGGTCCGCGCCGCAGCTCTGAGAGCACATGCATCCCCCGTGGTTGCGGATATGGCAGGTATGGCTGTGGACGCCCTGATTCCCAGTAGCCTGCTGTATAGGGCCGGGTCTTTCGCGGCAACACGCGCCATTCGCGTAGCCTCAGCAGATGTAAGTCGGCTAACCTTCCGGCAGGCCGACATCACGATGGAGCACTTCCACCGGCCTGCGTCCCACTCCCCTCAACCCGCAAGACCACCCACCGACCGGGATCTCCTCTTACCCCATCGACAGAAGCGGCTCGATCTCGATCACCATGAGGCCCCGCCACATAATCGCAAGGCAGGGGGGCATGTCTTGCTCAAGCACGTCGATCCAACCGACGAATATATCGAACGCCGGTTTGTAAAGGAAAGGCAGCCCATTGTTTCATTCTTCATATCGAAGGAAGACGCCGAACGCGCTATTCACAAAGTGCTCAAGGATAACAGCTCCAAGATTGATCACTGGCGCAAGAACGCCAAAGATGGAAATAAAATCCAGTTTGACGGATACACCTCAGGGAGGGGAACTGTCGTCATCGAGAGTGCCAATCGGCAGCGCAAGACTGCGCGGCACATTCAAGTTACAATTGTCAAAAAAGTACACAATGGAATGAGCTACTATGTCCACACTGTTAGACTATACCACTCGTGA
- a CDS encoding alpha-2-macroglobulin family protein yields the protein MSLRLLLSSLSLVALPALYLAPCSWAASAESSPFAFQRTSLDATGEHPEICLHFNQNLNARETSTLAHSIHLSPESAFTPRVENDTFCLGNLAFGQGYTMKVDPDFTSADGQHLAAPLTLNARFGRRDAHVGLTGDGFILPGRTTGHTPALAIETVNVSTVRLHVFRVAAYQQFPGTGHIDSTLPDLNQISFDPYTFQNLLDTTMREIWHGTMAIDHAPDRSVTTGFPLAETIGAGQNGLYLVTVEDAATPPEKSPVETALKGGNINTDLLQSKSISAHWVNLSDLGLTMLRGEDGLTVSARSLMSGQPTPDVTLTLRARDGGTLATITTDASGLGHFDAPLLRGTMADRSSVLLASKGEDFGFLHLDRQWFDFSEQHLEGAISPFQGSSRALVQPDRGIYRPGESVHLLTLLRDRAGQAIPDAHPVLVLHRPDMMEERRIPLTGAAEGGYATTLPLSASAPTGLWRADILLDPSLPAIGSAHFSVQDFVPPSIEASFTPPASVIAGQDVVIDASARFLYGAPGEGLKSDSSYKLVPITDPIPDHTGWAFGFENEETPSASGDITAPPTDHEGHTQLTFTPDIPQGLTRPLALDIRAGFLDPMGRRVGEHFTIPVRRTAPLIGLHVAADASASMGSAVIPIDLASFAPDNSPVAIGKIHWTLSRVNRIYNWAYTPDNGWTFSSHTVDVPMRSGDLATNAKGTARITPTLDWGEYRLSAVPSESDGVTGSSLHFQVGWGGSGNASTPDHLPLSVRDTHIAPGGSTVIHIGGGFAGQAQITLATDRVLNTRFVDVPKEGLDVPVTAAPDWHSGAYALVTLYRPLNNPSGLRPHDPVRAVGVTWIGVNQDAHRLSVALDTPSTVTPRHRITIPVTVQASQGLPVGHVQVAVSAVDQGILNLTHFTPINLFDALYGRPRLGLDMLDNYGSLLLSDAKNGRIRSGGDAASNSSSADGPPVRTTESVALFDGPVALDSTGHGTLSFDVPDFDGQLHLMASAWSKDAVGNAQADITARDPVFPDLGLPRFLAPGDTAQAQVSIINVDAPSAPYEVQITTDGPLHVLGSGTLSAPVKPGGRADLRVALAATPTLAGRTAIAHIHLTLRRSGSSKVLLTRSWPIGIRLAHVPLTVSRTAPLPPGSHKIWNRTELAGFNPADARITLNISASDGLDTVGLQESLQSSVWGDSDTLAAQARALLQQASPPPSETHDHRETPGKSIQSAINTLFDRQNPSGEIGQWDRSDGLSLPDDLDYLADFLIRAKAAGYTVPEDRLGLLLDHIESEQLQPQSVYDEDHDSERQAELLNTRAYAAYVLARAGRLHPDAIHTLAALLVARQDGTRVNYVWADTADSNTQAYPLALGHLAVALAMDDAPEDNSATSPEALLDAAISALGPTRTGKPDLWDYKYWTYVRDLAGLAALTAEAHDDRRTHLLIERFGKLTLSPDMLTTATRTALLEAASALNKDTDGRSVRVQGQSNATPLRLPLTYPFDSAALEKGLQVENTGRKMLFSTLTVQGEPAGNIKPLTNGLTLAMQGFTLTGEPFDLTHMQQNDRFIVSLKGTALHPGQYLVGITSLLPAGWEIESIVSPEDAASDEHDWDNTENDRAQPPYAFLGTLSNTEHAAALDDRFSAAVHFTTQSPDLATRSFHVAYIVRAITPGHFTLPEAMVSARRLPSLMARTASGTVEITAH from the coding sequence TTGTCTCTACGCCTTCTCCTTTCTTCCCTGAGCCTTGTTGCCCTTCCGGCCCTGTACCTTGCGCCATGCAGCTGGGCCGCCTCCGCTGAGTCCTCACCTTTCGCGTTCCAGCGCACCTCTCTCGATGCAACGGGCGAACACCCAGAAATCTGCCTGCATTTCAATCAGAACCTGAACGCACGAGAAACATCAACACTGGCCCATTCGATCCATCTCTCACCAGAAAGCGCTTTTACACCGCGTGTTGAGAATGACACATTCTGCCTCGGCAATCTTGCCTTCGGGCAGGGTTACACAATGAAGGTTGACCCGGATTTTACTTCCGCCGATGGCCAGCATCTCGCCGCACCCCTCACGCTCAACGCCCGCTTTGGGCGTCGTGATGCGCACGTTGGGCTGACAGGAGACGGCTTTATCCTGCCCGGACGCACGACCGGGCATACGCCTGCCCTCGCTATCGAAACTGTTAACGTCTCCACGGTTCGTCTTCACGTCTTTCGGGTCGCTGCATATCAGCAATTTCCCGGCACAGGTCATATTGACAGCACACTTCCTGATCTGAACCAGATCAGTTTTGACCCTTATACGTTCCAGAACCTGCTGGACACGACCATGCGTGAAATCTGGCATGGCACCATGGCTATCGATCATGCTCCAGACCGATCTGTGACAACTGGCTTCCCGCTGGCAGAGACAATTGGCGCAGGACAGAACGGGCTTTATCTGGTGACAGTTGAAGACGCCGCAACGCCGCCGGAAAAAAGCCCCGTGGAAACTGCGCTTAAAGGCGGGAACATCAACACCGATCTTCTGCAAAGCAAGTCTATTTCTGCCCACTGGGTTAATCTGAGCGATCTTGGCTTAACCATGCTGCGGGGTGAAGACGGGCTGACAGTCAGTGCCCGTTCCCTGATGAGCGGACAGCCTACTCCTGATGTCACGCTGACACTGCGCGCCCGTGATGGCGGCACTCTGGCAACAATCACAACGGACGCGAGTGGCCTTGGGCATTTTGATGCCCCCCTGCTCCGTGGCACCATGGCAGACCGCTCATCGGTTCTGCTGGCCAGCAAGGGGGAGGATTTCGGCTTTCTGCATCTTGATCGGCAATGGTTCGATTTTTCAGAACAACATCTTGAAGGTGCCATCAGCCCCTTTCAGGGGAGCAGTCGCGCACTCGTGCAGCCTGACCGCGGCATCTATCGCCCCGGTGAGAGCGTGCATCTGCTCACTCTTCTGCGCGACCGGGCAGGACAGGCTATTCCAGACGCGCACCCGGTTCTTGTTCTACACCGTCCCGATATGATGGAAGAACGGCGCATTCCGCTTACAGGTGCGGCAGAGGGCGGCTACGCCACCACCCTGCCCCTGAGCGCCAGCGCGCCTACGGGCCTGTGGCGGGCCGATATTCTGCTTGACCCTTCCCTGCCCGCCATCGGTTCAGCCCATTTTAGCGTTCAGGATTTTGTACCACCCAGTATCGAAGCTAGTTTCACGCCACCAGCCTCCGTAATTGCCGGACAGGACGTTGTGATTGATGCCTCGGCACGTTTTCTGTATGGCGCGCCCGGTGAAGGCCTTAAAAGTGACAGTTCCTACAAACTTGTTCCCATAACCGATCCGATCCCTGACCACACAGGCTGGGCTTTCGGATTTGAGAACGAGGAAACACCATCAGCCAGCGGTGACATCACCGCGCCTCCAACCGATCATGAAGGCCATACGCAGCTAACCTTCACGCCGGATATTCCACAGGGCCTTACCCGGCCGCTCGCCCTTGATATACGTGCCGGTTTTCTTGACCCCATGGGGCGGCGCGTGGGTGAGCACTTTACAATTCCCGTCCGCCGCACCGCACCGCTGATCGGCCTCCATGTCGCGGCAGATGCCTCCGCCAGCATGGGCAGTGCTGTTATCCCCATTGATCTTGCAAGTTTTGCGCCTGACAACAGTCCGGTTGCCATCGGCAAAATTCACTGGACCCTGTCACGCGTTAACCGGATCTATAACTGGGCCTACACGCCTGACAATGGCTGGACTTTCAGCAGCCACACTGTGGACGTGCCCATGCGCTCGGGCGATCTTGCAACAAATGCCAAAGGTACAGCGCGTATCACCCCAACGCTGGACTGGGGCGAATATCGCCTGAGTGCCGTTCCAAGCGAAAGTGACGGTGTAACCGGCAGTTCACTCCACTTTCAGGTTGGCTGGGGTGGAAGCGGTAATGCCAGCACACCGGACCATCTGCCACTTAGCGTACGCGATACCCATATCGCGCCAGGCGGCAGCACGGTCATCCACATTGGTGGCGGTTTTGCCGGGCAGGCCCAGATAACGCTTGCAACAGACCGTGTGCTGAACACACGTTTTGTGGACGTTCCGAAAGAAGGGCTGGACGTGCCCGTAACCGCCGCACCGGACTGGCATTCCGGCGCCTATGCGCTGGTCACACTCTATCGCCCCCTCAACAACCCCTCCGGCCTGCGCCCACATGACCCTGTGCGGGCAGTTGGTGTTACATGGATTGGTGTCAATCAGGACGCACATCGGCTGAGCGTAGCACTTGATACGCCTAGCACCGTCACGCCGCGCCATCGCATTACCATTCCCGTGACTGTTCAGGCCAGTCAGGGTCTTCCGGTGGGGCATGTGCAGGTTGCGGTATCTGCGGTCGATCAGGGTATTCTCAACCTCACGCATTTCACGCCGATCAATCTGTTTGATGCCCTGTACGGTCGCCCCCGTCTTGGGCTGGACATGCTAGACAACTACGGGTCTCTTTTACTGAGTGATGCAAAAAATGGCCGTATCCGGTCTGGGGGTGATGCAGCGTCAAACAGCAGCAGCGCGGACGGCCCGCCCGTGCGGACAACGGAAAGTGTCGCGCTGTTCGATGGTCCTGTCGCACTCGACAGCACCGGGCACGGCACTCTCTCGTTCGATGTGCCGGATTTTGACGGCCAGCTTCACCTGATGGCCTCAGCCTGGAGCAAAGACGCTGTTGGCAACGCGCAGGCAGACATCACAGCACGAGACCCGGTTTTCCCCGATCTGGGGTTACCACGGTTCCTCGCCCCGGGGGATACGGCACAGGCACAAGTCTCCATTATCAACGTTGATGCGCCATCAGCACCTTACGAGGTCCAAATCACCACGGATGGGCCACTCCATGTTCTCGGCTCCGGCACACTCAGCGCTCCTGTCAAACCCGGTGGGCGCGCTGACCTGCGTGTTGCGCTGGCCGCTACTCCAACCCTGGCGGGCCGCACTGCCATTGCGCATATCCATCTCACATTGCGCAGATCCGGCTCATCAAAAGTGCTGCTGACGCGAAGCTGGCCCATCGGCATAAGGCTGGCGCATGTTCCGCTTACCGTCAGCCGGACTGCACCGCTCCCACCCGGTAGCCATAAGATATGGAACCGCACGGAACTTGCGGGATTCAACCCGGCAGATGCGCGGATAACCCTCAACATTTCTGCATCGGACGGCCTTGATACAGTCGGGTTGCAAGAATCCCTGCAATCCAGCGTCTGGGGGGATTCTGATACACTGGCGGCTCAGGCCCGTGCGCTGCTGCAACAAGCCAGCCCGCCCCCCTCCGAGACTCACGACCACAGAGAAACTCCGGGCAAGTCCATCCAGTCAGCCATCAATACGCTTTTTGATCGCCAGAACCCTTCAGGTGAGATTGGCCAGTGGGATCGTTCCGATGGCCTCAGCCTTCCCGACGATCTGGACTATCTTGCCGATTTCCTGATCCGGGCAAAAGCCGCTGGCTACACCGTGCCGGAGGATCGGCTCGGCCTGCTACTCGACCATATTGAAAGCGAGCAACTCCAGCCTCAGAGCGTCTATGATGAAGATCATGACAGTGAAAGACAGGCAGAACTGCTGAATACACGCGCCTACGCGGCGTACGTGCTGGCCCGTGCCGGTCGCCTCCACCCTGATGCAATTCACACTCTCGCGGCCTTGCTCGTCGCGCGGCAGGATGGTACTCGCGTCAACTATGTCTGGGCTGACACAGCAGATTCCAATACACAGGCCTATCCTCTGGCCCTTGGGCATCTCGCTGTCGCACTCGCGATGGACGATGCACCGGAGGACAACAGCGCAACATCACCAGAAGCATTGCTGGATGCAGCCATCTCGGCACTCGGGCCGACCCGCACCGGAAAGCCAGATTTATGGGATTACAAATACTGGACCTATGTGCGCGATCTAGCCGGACTGGCTGCCCTGACAGCCGAAGCGCATGACGATCGGCGCACCCACCTGCTCATTGAGCGGTTTGGCAAGCTGACTCTGTCGCCTGATATGCTGACAACCGCAACCAGAACAGCGTTGCTCGAAGCTGCCAGCGCTCTGAACAAGGATACTGACGGGCGAAGTGTACGTGTGCAGGGGCAGTCCAACGCCACACCGCTTCGCCTGCCGCTTACCTATCCGTTTGATTCCGCTGCACTCGAAAAGGGTCTTCAGGTTGAAAACACCGGAAGAAAGATGCTGTTCAGCACCCTGACTGTGCAAGGCGAGCCAGCCGGGAATATCAAACCTCTCACCAACGGACTGACACTGGCCATGCAGGGCTTTACCCTGACTGGCGAGCCATTTGACCTGACACACATGCAACAGAATGACCGGTTTATCGTCAGTCTTAAAGGCACGGCTCTCCACCCCGGTCAGTATCTGGTGGGCATCACCAGCCTGCTTCCTGCCGGATGGGAAATCGAGAGCATCGTCTCTCCTGAGGATGCCGCATCTGACGAGCATGACTGGGACAACACAGAAAACGACCGCGCGCAGCCCCCTTACGCTTTTCTGGGCACACTCAGCAACACCGAACATGCTGCCGCGCTGGATGATCGCTTCAGTGCCGCGGTGCACTTCACGACGCAGTCTCCAGATCTTGCGACACGGAGTTTCCATGTCGCCTACATCGTCCGCGCCATTACGCCGGGCCACTTCACTCTACCAGAGGCGATGGTCAGCGCACGACGTCTTCCAAGCCTGATGGCGCGCACGGCATCAGGGACTGTCGAGATCACCGCACATTGA
- the pbpC gene encoding penicillin-binding protein 1C yields the protein MKASFCRIRNCTLGLLLTSLIPAGLLVADHFNPPDLHRAEQAALLVQARDHTLLDGHTSRDGFWRLPVESQDVDPTYITLLMMTEDHRFESHPGVDPQALARAIWQLALRGHIVSGGSTLAMQTSRLLTPHRHTWGGKLRDILRALQLEWRFGRRGVLNLYLTLAPEGTNVEGIRAASLLYFGHEPSHLTPTEAAFLVALPRRPAALRPDRHPDALLNAARHTLQRATSLRPVAWPTPDIRSVPHDAPELTGHFLSAGRNSVVVTTLDARLQRNVRQALASQPAPLRGTFAALIVDHERQIVAWVGGAEHKAPGNAIDAVLAPRSPGSTLKPFVYGMAFETGWMTPHTRVRDSRLAIGGYAPKDFDHTFRGETTVSEALQLSLNVPAIQALERVGPSRFMNRLSTCGVRLRLPKKPDGTQSAPSLAIVLGGAGISLHDLTMLYAALDHDGRVAPLHREPTGLKSAPPAPETVLLSSRANADIRTILRGTAPPSGVASWESVAFKTGTSYGNRDGWAMASTPQATVGVWAGRPDGTASPELTGRDTAGPVLAALLSLLSSPPHAPAPPASAQPHRAVAILSLALRTLQQRQAPQIIFPRNHSEIESRSSQGTMLPIGLEGSGGHPPYHWYINGIPLDVPPGAQPSWTPDAPGFAHITLADAQNAHATIDVRIR from the coding sequence TTGAAGGCTTCCTTCTGCCGCATCAGAAACTGTACACTCGGCCTGCTGCTCACCAGCCTCATTCCGGCTGGTCTGCTGGTGGCCGACCACTTTAATCCGCCTGACCTGCATCGGGCCGAGCAAGCCGCCCTTCTTGTTCAAGCTCGCGACCATACGCTGCTTGACGGCCATACAAGCCGCGATGGCTTCTGGCGTTTACCGGTTGAAAGCCAGGATGTTGACCCGACCTACATCACACTCCTGATGATGACGGAAGACCACCGCTTTGAAAGCCATCCGGGGGTTGATCCGCAGGCCCTTGCGCGCGCCATCTGGCAACTGGCCCTGCGTGGTCATATTGTCTCGGGTGGTTCCACGCTGGCCATGCAGACAAGCCGCCTCCTTACCCCGCACCGCCATACATGGGGTGGCAAGCTGCGCGATATCCTGCGTGCCCTCCAGCTTGAATGGCGTTTCGGGCGTCGGGGTGTCTTGAACCTTTACCTCACATTGGCTCCTGAAGGCACAAATGTCGAAGGCATTCGTGCGGCATCCCTGCTCTATTTCGGGCATGAGCCCAGCCATCTGACACCCACCGAGGCCGCGTTTCTTGTGGCTTTACCACGGCGGCCCGCCGCACTCCGCCCAGACCGCCATCCTGACGCCTTGCTAAATGCTGCGCGCCACACACTGCAACGCGCCACTTCATTACGGCCTGTTGCATGGCCAACACCAGACATACGCAGCGTACCGCATGATGCTCCTGAACTCACCGGTCATTTTCTCAGCGCAGGGCGCAACAGCGTGGTGGTGACAACGCTTGATGCAAGGCTTCAGCGCAACGTACGACAGGCGCTTGCTAGCCAGCCAGCCCCACTGCGTGGAACATTTGCAGCACTGATTGTTGATCATGAACGGCAGATCGTTGCATGGGTCGGAGGGGCCGAGCATAAGGCTCCGGGCAATGCGATAGATGCTGTTTTGGCGCCCCGTTCCCCCGGCTCCACACTCAAGCCGTTTGTCTATGGCATGGCATTCGAAACAGGCTGGATGACACCCCACACACGTGTGCGCGATAGCCGACTTGCCATTGGCGGCTATGCCCCCAAAGATTTTGACCATACTTTCCGGGGTGAAACGACTGTGAGTGAAGCCCTTCAACTTTCACTCAATGTGCCTGCCATTCAGGCACTGGAGCGTGTTGGCCCCTCCCGGTTCATGAACCGCCTCTCCACCTGCGGTGTGCGGTTGCGACTGCCCAAAAAACCGGATGGCACACAAAGCGCACCGAGCCTCGCGATCGTTCTTGGGGGAGCAGGCATCTCACTCCATGACCTGACAATGCTGTACGCGGCACTCGATCATGATGGTCGCGTCGCCCCCCTGCATCGTGAACCAACAGGTCTAAAATCAGCGCCCCCTGCACCCGAGACAGTCCTGCTGTCCAGCAGAGCAAATGCCGACATTCGTACAATCCTGCGGGGCACAGCTCCACCATCTGGCGTAGCATCATGGGAGAGTGTTGCCTTCAAGACAGGCACATCCTATGGCAATCGTGACGGATGGGCGATGGCCTCCACGCCTCAGGCAACAGTTGGTGTCTGGGCTGGACGCCCGGACGGTACTGCCTCTCCTGAACTAACAGGACGGGATACGGCAGGGCCAGTGCTGGCAGCTCTTCTCTCTCTGCTTTCTTCGCCCCCACATGCACCAGCCCCGCCAGCCAGTGCCCAACCTCATCGTGCGGTTGCAATTCTGTCACTTGCTCTGCGCACTCTGCAACAACGGCAGGCACCGCAGATCATCTTTCCGCGCAATCATTCCGAAATTGAAAGCCGCTCTTCCCAGGGCACGATGCTTCCCATCGGACTGGAAGGCTCAGGCGGCCACCCGCCTTATCATTGGTATATCAATGGTATTCCACTGGATGTGCCGCCCGGTGCGCAACCATCATGGACGCCCGATGCTCCTGGCTTTGCCCACATCACGCTTGCGGATGCACAAAACGCCCATGCAACTATTGATGTTCGCATACGGTAA